In the genome of Catalinimonas alkaloidigena, the window ACCCATGCCGACACCAAAGGAAACTTTGAATTTACCGGCAAGGTGGATGAGCCTTCGTTTCATGTACTGAGCTTCAACGACCAGCAGGTCGTCACCGTCATTCTGGAAAACGGCGAGCGGCTGGAAATAACCGCCGCTGGCGACGATCCGCAGGGTGATTTCAACATCACCGGTTCGCGCGAAAACGATCGCCTCCAGGAAATGTCCACCCTCCAGCGTGGGTTGGAAACGAAAGTGCAGGCATTGCAGCAGCGCATGCAGTCGGCTTCGTCGCCCGAGCAGCAGGCCGCTGTTATGGCCGATTACGAAAAACTTCAGGGCGAAGCCGCTACCGAAATGAAAGCCCGTCTCGACACCATGGGTGCTTCGCTGGCGTCGTTGTTGGCGTTGAACGTGCTGAATCCGGAAGAAAGCGAAGAAGATTTCAAACGCTTCGAAACGCTGGCGCAGCAGTTTCAGAAAGAACGTCCCAACTCGACCTACACCAAGCAACTGACCGAATCGGTCGATCAGCTACGCCAGGCCCGCGCGGCATCGGTACAAATCGGTGACGATGCTCCCGACCTGACGTTCGATACACCCGAAGGGGGATCGATCAGTTTGTCGTCGCTGCGCGGCAAGTACGTATTGATCGACTTCTGGGCCTCGTGGTGCAAGCCCTGCCGTCAGGAGAACCCCAACGTGGTGCGCCTGTACAACGAATACCAGAACAAGAACTTTGAGATCCTGGGCGTATCGCTCGACGAAAACAAAGATCGTTGGGTGAAGGCCATCGAACAGGACGGACTGATCTGGAAACACATTTCCGACTTGCAGGGCTGGCAATCGGCTGCGGCGGAGAAGTATAACGTGCGGGCCATTCCGGCTACTTTTCTGGTCGATCCGGCCGGAAAGGTCATCGCCAAAAACCTGCGCGGTCCTTCGTTGCGCAAAAAGTTAGAAGAGCTGCTGGGCAAGTCGTAAGCCCACCTCATCGAAATACAAAAGGCCCTGCGAAGCTCGCTTCGCAGGGCCTTTTGTGTAAAAGCCATTCAGGATTAGAAGGGGTACCCGATCCCGATTTGGAGGGAGCCCTGATCGCGACGGAACTGGAACTCATCGAGTACAAAACGCTGCCCCAGGGGACGGGCCGGATCGAAGGTTTTGATACCGTAGTCGAATCGGACGATCAGGAACGAAAAATCGAGCCGTAGCCCGGCACCCACCCCGACCGCAATTTCGTTGTAAAACTTGCTGAAGCTGAATTGGGCCGCTTCCTGACGCGCCGCAATGTATTCGGGATCTTGGTCTTCACTGTCAGTGACACGCGCGAAGTTGTTGTTCCACACGTTCCCGAAGTCGGCAAAGATGGCGCCTTCCACCACTGAAAAGAGCTCGCGACGCAGTTCCAGGCTACCTTCCAGCAAAATCTCGCCGGGTTGTTCGTAGAGATAGGTGGGGTTGCCGTTCGCGTCGCGTTCGACAAACGAGCCGGGACCTAACCGCCGGGGCTGCCACGCTCGCACGCTGTTGCCGCCACCCACAAAGAAGAATTTCTCGTAAGGCAGGGTCTGCGAAAAGCGCCCCCAGGGGTTGGCAATGCCCACGTGCAAGCGCCCCGCCAGCGTGGTGGGCTTGTTCAGCGGCAGGTAGTAGCGCCCGTCGATGTCCGTACGATGAAATTGAAAATAGCTGGCATCGCCCAACAGCGTGCCATCGGCCTCCGCACTGGACGTGCGGTCGAGCAAACCGGGCGTTAGGCCCCCGAGTTCGGTGTTCACCCGCAAGTAGAACGACTCTTTGGTAGCGGTCCCGATTTCGCTGGTGTTGTACGTCCAAGATGCCGACAAACTGGAAACGATGGAATTGTACGGGATGAAACTGTTGATCAGCGGGTTACCTTGGTCTCTTTGTAAGTTGATAAGGTACTGCTCGAACGATTCGGCCAGTTGCCGCGTCCGCACCACGTTCAGGTCGATGGGACTGATGGTAAGCGCCTGGTTGTTGCCCAGTTGCATAATGTAACTCAGGTTTCCGCGGAACAACTGACGCGCATATTCCGGCCGTTTGATGTCCGTGTAGCCAATCAGGAAACGCGTTTTCGGGTTGTACTTCGCCAGCGTGTACCGCAGACGCGTCGGAAAAATCAGCGTCGGAAACACCAACGAAGCGTTGACGCCTACCTCACGGGCGCGGTAAACCGAATCTTCTCTGAAAAACGAACTGGTCTGCCCTTCGATCGAATACCGACCGCTCAACTCGAACGTCTCGTAACTCTTAAACCAGTTGCGCACCTTGAAGGTCAGGTTGGCAAACGGACCGGGTGCGCCTGAACCCTGGCTCACCAGGAGCCCCACTTCGTCGGTCACCTGATATTTGGGCAGCGGGCTGGTCGCGATGCGCGCTACGAGTGTAGTTCCCGACGTATCGAAGTTCATGTTTACGAACTTGAACATGTCCATACTTCCCAACTGCCCCTGCGTGTTGACCACCGCATCGAGTTGGTAGATATCGCCCGGCTTGAACTGAAGTTTGCGATCCAGCACCCCGGCCGGAAAATCGATGGAGGGTGCGGTATAATGTACCCCGTTGAGCGTGAGCGTATCGCGCTGGTACTGGTTTTCGTTGGCCTGCAAATCCACCACAACGTTGTCGTACGTGTAAACGCGGTGCTTCCCGTTGGGGGGATTGTTGATCTTCAGATTGATGTCCACCATTTTCCGTCCGGTAGAATCGGTGAGGTTGTAGTACACATCGTAGAAGATAAAGTTCTTGCTGAAGCCGTAATAGCCGCGGTTGCGCAGCAGTTTGTCGAGGCGGTCGCGTTCGGCCGCGAGGCTGGCTTCCTGGTACCGATCGCCCGTCTGCACCAGTGCCGACGACTGGTTGGCAGCAATGATGTTGGCGATGCTGCTGTCGTCGGTGATGTAATTCAGGTCCCGGATGTAGTGCGGATCGTTCTCCTCTACCCGGTACGTAACTTTCAGGGTATGCTTCCGCGTGTTGGAGTCGGCATCCCAGGTAACGTTGTTGTCGAAAAAGCCCTGGTTGTAGATGTAGGCCTTCATTTGCGTGGTGGTCTCGGAGGCCAGCGTCGAGTCGAAAAAAACGGGCGGCTCGCCCACCACACGCATCAACCAGTTGCCCTCTTCCTGCACGGTCCGCAGCTTCTCTAACTTCTTGTTGCGCAGCCGTTCCAGGCGTAATTCCTTGTCGCTGCCGGGTTTTACCCCCTCTAGTTTTTTGTCGTACTTTGCCTCCGTTTTCTCAATTTTCTGGACCACTTTCAAGGAATCGTAGAAGTACCGATCGCCGAGGTAGTAGAAGAATAAGTAAAACGAGGACGTTGATTCTTGGCGGTAGAGCGCCTCCAGGGCGGCGGCGTCTGTTTTCTTGTTGCCCTTTACCTTCTGGCCCGTCAGCAGGTAATGCTCGTCGTCGGTATAATACGAAGTAGCACAGCCGCTTTGCAGCAAAACGGCCGTCAGCAAAAGGAAGCAGGTAAAAAAGGATTTGAGTAAAGTATTCAAGATATATGCTCTCCAAAAATTTTTTAAAATACATCAACGCACTCCAGCAAAAAAAGCACCGTAAGCTACACGAAGCTTTTCTGGTAGAGGGCGAAAAGAGCGTTGCAGAACTGCTTGCTTCTACTACGTATCAAGCCTCGCATGTGTTAGGAACCGCCGAATTTTTGCAGACGCATCGTTCCGCGCAGGGTGCTTCGGGCATTGAGTGGATCGAGGCCAGCCCCGCCGAATTGCAGAAAGCCGGAACGTTCAAAACGGCACAACAAGCCCTGGCGATTGCCAAAATACCCGCTGCGCCGTCGTCGCCGACCTTTCCGTTGCAGCAGTGGGTGCTGGCGCTGGACGGTGTCAACGATCCGGGGAATCTGGGCACGCTGATCCGCATCGCCGACTGGTACGGGTTTGCCGATCTGATCTGCTCGCCCGATACGGTCGACGTGTACAACCCCAAAACCATCAGCGCAAGTATGGGTTCGTTTCTACGCGTGCGGGTGCATTATGCAGCGCTGGAATCCTATCTCGACCAGTGTCCGCAGCCGGTCCTGGGGGCTTATCTGGAAGGCGAATCGGTGCATACCGCCCGTTTGCCACAGGCGGGCGTGCTGGTGATGGGCAGCGAGGCGCATGGCATCCGACCGGCGCTTTCGGCGCGCATCACCCAAAAAGTGACGATCCCCCGGTTTGGTGCGGCCGAGTCGCTGAACGTGGCCGTAGCTACCGCCATTTTGTGCGATCGCATTCGGCAGCAGCATCCTTAAAAATCAAGTCGGCAGGAACGCGTCAGAATTTGCGTTGCAGGATTTCGCTCAGCACAAAAGCATCGCGAGCGGACTGGCGGTTGCGCAACAGCGCCTGGTAGCGCGTCGGCAGGGGTTTGAGCGTGGTGCGTTTCTGGTAGGGGAGAAACGAGGCGTCGGCCGGGTCGGTGCTGCGGTGGGTCTGGATGCCCCGTCGTTGCGTTTCTGCCTGGGCACGCTCGCGTTCGCGGAGCAATTGTTCGGCTTTTGCTTCTTCTTCGTCCTCTTCCTGTTCCCGTTGCAACTGGGCGGTGCGCGCCTTCGCGCGGCGGATCTGTGTTTCCAGTTCGCGTTCGGCCTGTTGAAAGCGTCGCTCGGTACGTTCGCGCACCTGCTGTGCTTTGCGGGCAACGCTCTGCTGCGCCTTCTCGGCGGCTTTTTCGGCCTCCTCCCACGTTTCGCGGGTTTCGATTCTGCGGGGGCGGATCTCTTCTTCGTCTTCTTCTTCGCCAAACAGCGACTCCAGCGGGCTTTGCGGCAGATGCGTTGACTCGTCCTGCTGCTGGCGCGTGGCGGCTTTGCGGCGCATTTTCACAAACGTGGCCACTAGGTAGATCAGCGCCCCCAATACATACACAAGAATATCCGAAGCGTCCATCTCCTTTTTTACGCTAAAAACGGTTGAGAATTGCCGGAAGGCCCTTAATTTCGTGATTTGAACTTGCTAAAGATACGCCAAATTTTCAAAGTTTGGCCGGTGATATATGCAGCTTAGTAAATTAGAAATAAAGGGATTTAAGAGCTTCGGCGATCGGGTCGTGCTTCACTTCGATCAGGGCATTACCGGCGTGGTGGGCCCCAACGGAAGCGGAAAATCCAACATCGTCGATGCCATCCGCTGGGTACTTGGCGAACAGAAAACGCGCGCCCTGCGGTCCGACAAAATGGAGAGCGTGATCTTCAACGGCACCAAAAAGCGCAAGCCGCTGCAAATGGCCGAAGTGTCGCTCACGTTCCTGAACGACAAGGGCATTTTGCCGACGGAGTATTCGGAGGTGACCATTGCCCGGCGCTACTACCGCTCCGGCGACAGCGAATACCTGCTGAACGGCGTGGTGTGTCGCCTCAAGGACATCACCAACCTGTTTATGGATTCGGGTATCGGGTCGGACAGCTACGCGATCATAGAACTGCGCATGGTCGACGACATTCTGAACGACCGCGAAAACGCCCGCCGTACCCTGTTCGAAGAGGCCTCGGGCATCTCCAAATTCAAACTCCGCAAACGTGAAACCCTCCGTAAACTGGAGGGAGTCGATCAGGACCTGTCGCGGGTGCAGGATGTGCTGCACGAGATCCACAAAAACATGAAGCAGCTGGAGCGGCAGGCCCGGCAGGCCAAAAAGTATTTTGAGATGCGCGACATGTACAAATCGGCGGGGATGGCGCTGGCGTTCGTCACGGTGCAGAGCCGGCAGTCGGTGCAGCAGCGCCTCGAACAGCAGATTCAGGGCCTGACCACCGAACGTACCGAAGTGCGCGGCAAAGTGGCCGAATCGGAGGAGGTGCTCGAAGGGTTGCGGCGCAAGATGGCCGAAGTCGAACATTTGCTGGCCAGCCGACGGAAAGTGCTGTCACAAAAGCAGGAAGCCATTCGCCAGCGCGAGAGCGAGCAGAAAGTACGCCACGAGCGTCACCAGTTGTTGCGCGACAAAGCCGAGAGCCTGCGCCGCCAGATCGACCAGGACCAGCAGCAGAACCGAGCTGTTGCGTCGGGGCTGAAACAGTTGCGCGAAGCGTTAGCGGAGACCGAAGCGACCACCTTGCGCCATCAGGAAGAGATGACCCAGGCCCGTGCCGCCTGGGAAGCCCAAAAAGCTCAACTTACCGCCCAGCAGCAGGAAACCAACCGCCTGACCACGCAATTACGACAGGCGCAGGACGCGTATTTTCAGTTGACCAAACGTCTGGAACTGGACGCCCAACAACTGACCACCATCCGGCAGGAGCTGGAGAACAGCACCCGCGAAACCGACCGGCATCGCGACCGGCTAGTAGAACTGGAAGCCGACATCAGCGACCTAGCCGAACAACTGGCGGGTCAGCAGGAAACCCGCTGGCAGTTGCAGGAAGCCGAAAACGCCCGCCGCGAGGAACTGCAACGTACCGAGCAGCAGTGGGAACAGCACCGCGATGCACTGGCGCGTCTGCACCGGACACATGACGCGTTGCGCAACGAATACAAACTGACGCGGGCTCTGGTCGAAAACCTGGAAGGATACCCGGAAGCAACGCGCTTTCTGCGCAAGGAGGAGTCGTGGCAGCAGAATGGATCGGCCACCGCCACACGAACGCCGCTGCTGCCCGAAATCATCTCTTGCCCGGACGAGTACCGCACGGCATTGGAGCATTTTCTGGAGCCCTGGATGAACTACTACGTAGTGCAGCACGACTCGCAGGCGCAAGCTGCCATCGCGTTGCTGGACCAGGCCAAGCGCGGCAAAGCCAGCTTCTTTGTACTGGACCGTTTTCAGGGATACGCGTCGCGGCCCGTGCCGGCGCTGGCCGATGCCGTTCCGGCCCTTTCGGTGGTACAGTATGACGAGCGCTATGCCGAGCTGGTCCACTTCATGTTGGACCGTGTCTACTTCGTAACGCCCGGGTTTGCGGCGTCGGACGTGCCACCGGGGCAAACGTGCGTCTCGACCGACGGCAAGTTTCTGTTAAGGGCCTACAGCCTGTCGGGGGGCTCGGTCGGAGCGTTTGCCGGCACGCGGTTGGGGCAGGCCCAGCGCCTCACGACCCTGCAGGAAGAAATCACCCAACTGGAAGCTGAACAGGAAACTCTCGAAGCTGAAAAAGCTACTCTGGAAGCCCGGCGGCAGACCCTACGCACCGCTTCCCGGCAGGCCGAAATTCAGGAAATCGAGCAGCAGATCAACAGCCGTCAGCAGCAGTTGGCGGCCCAGCGTGCGCGCTTCGAGCAATTGGCGGGCCTCGCCGACGACCAAGCTCTGCGTCGCCAGGAACTTCAGGAACGGCAGGTGCAACTTCAGGACGACATCGCCGACCTGACGCCGGACGTGGACCAGCGCAAGGCACAACTCGCGACGCTAGAGGCGCAGGTGCAAGACCAGCAGCACGTACTGGAAGAGGAGCAGGCGCTGGTGGCAGAGCGGGGTGAGGTCTTCAATCAGGCCAATCTGGCGTTTCACCAGCAGACCCTGCGGCAAGACAGCCTCCGCCAGGAAATTGAGTTTAAGGAAGATTCGTACGAAGTCAACGAACAGCGCATTCAGGACAACCAGCGCACGTTGGTCGAAACGGAGCAGGAACTGAAAAACCTGCTGGAAGCGCGGGGTAATGACGACGATGGCCTGAAAGCACTGTACGAGGAACAGACGGCCGTGCAGGAGGGCGTCAACGAGGCGGAACAGGAATTCTTCGCGGTGCGCGGACAAAGCGATGCCCTGGAGCGTGACCTGCGGGACCTGCGCCGGAAGGGCGAGGCCAACGACGCGCTGTTGCAGGAATTGCAACGCAAGCTCAGCGATACCCAAATGGACCTGGCCACGGTGCGCGAGCGTTTGTCGATCGAGTTCAACCTGAGCGATCTGGCCAAGCTCGACATGCCCGAACAATACGTCGGGGTATCGGAAGAAGGGCTGAAAAAAAGTGTACAGTCGCTGCGCGATCAGATCGAAAAACTGGGGCCGATCAACTCGATGGCGATGGAAGCCTACGAGGAAATCCGCGAGCGCTACGACTTTATCGAGTCCCAGAAGCGCGACCTGGAATCGGCGCGTCAGTCGCTGGTGGACACCATCCGCGAGATCGACCTGGTGGCGAAAGAGAACTTCCTCTCGACCTACGAGCAGATTCGGCTCAACTTTCAGAAGGTGTTCCGCACGCTCTTCACCGAAGAAGATACGTGTGACCTGACGCTGGTCAATCCGTCCGATCCGCTCGAATCCAAAATCGAAATCATGGCACGGCCCAAAGGCAAACGCCCGCTGACGATCAACCAGTTGTCGGGTGGGGAGAAAACCCTGACGGCCATTTCGCTGCTCTTCGCCATCTACCTGATCAAACCCGCACCGTTCTGTATTTTCGATGAGGTGGATGCGCCGCTGGACGATACCAACATCGACAAGTTCAACAACATCATCCGTGAGTTTTCGTCCGATTCGCAGTTCATCATCGTTACGCACAACAAACGCACCATGAGCAGCGTGGACGTGATCTACGGCATCACAATGGTCGAACAGGGCGTTTCTACCGTTATTCCGGTCGATCTGCGCGAACTGGTGTAGCGAAGTGTCCTCAGGGGGCGGGAGCGTCGCCGGTGTTGTGCCGCAATAGGGCGGCTACTACGAGCGCCATGCCGAAGGCGCCCAGCAACGTGCCCGCAATGGCCAGACCTGTGGCGGAGTAAAGTTCCGGGTTGCGTCCGGTCTGTATCCAGCCTACAATTCCGCTGGCGAAGCTGGCGAGAAGCAGCACCAGGCCGGTCCCGACAAGCGCCGTGCTGGAGGTGAACAGCAGGGCCACCCCCGCAATGCCACCGGCCAACGCGAGAAAGGACCAGGGATTGATCTTGCGTCCGCGTGCCGAATTGCCGGGCAATGTGTTCAGTGCCTTCAGGGGCGTACGAACTTGAAACGCCTCTCGTAGACGAGGACGCGGATGGATGCCCTCAGCACCAGAAGTGGTTTGCCCGGCGGTTGCCCATGTACGCGCGGGCAGCCGTATCGTCGGTGGAGGGAGGAGACCATGCCCCAGTACCGCCAATGCCTGTACATCCATTTTCGGTGAAAGAAGCGGCCGTGGCGGAAGCGGGGAGACGCTGGTCTCGACTAAGCCAGGCGACGGAACTTCGCCCGCCGAAGCGCCGTGCAAGGCACCGGTGCTGGCGTTCGGAAAAACGTAGTAGGCAGGACGCGCACATCCGAGATTGAATACCAGCGGAAGTAACGCCACAAGGAGGGAGATCGCCTTCATAGGAGCTGAAAAAGTTGAGGGAACTGGCATGCACTGCACGTCAAGGTAGTGAGCTTTTGGCGCATTTGTAAGCACCACGTCGCTAGGGGGCAAAATAAAAAAGCCTTTCTGCCGGGGGGCAAAAAGGCTTTTTTCAGCAAGTGCAGCAGTTCAGGAGGGATCAAACTCCAACGCGGCCGAATTAATGCAGTAGCGCAACCCCGTGGGGCGGGGGCCGTCGTTAAACACATGGCCCAGATGCGCCTCACATTGGCGGCACGAAACTTCCGTACGGATCATGCCGAAGCTTTTGTCAACGGCCTCGCGCACACTGGAGGGAAGCGGCCGGTAGAAACTGGGCCACCCTGAGCCGGAATCGAATTTGGTTTCAGACGAAAAAAGCGGCTCTCCGCAACACACGCACTTGTAAGTCCCCTCCTGTTTATGTCCATTGAAAGCCCCGGTAAAGGGCCGTTCGGTGCCTTTGCGTCGCGTTATTTCGTATTGGATAGGAGTGAGTTGCGCTCGCCACTCAAGGTCGCTCTTGGCGATTTTCTCCTTCTCTTTCGTTTTCATATAGCGATTTACGATAAGTCCTAGTTTTGTATCCATAAACGTCATCGTAAACAGGGGGTTACCACAAGGGAAACAAAGCACGTTGGTGCCCGAGCAAACCAGCGGCTGCGGACACAACCTGGAAGCAAAAGCGCAGCGAACGGAGCGGGGGCCAGAAATGCGAACAGTTCCTTAGAAATCAGGCAGAAGGAACAACCTTGTGGCACTAGTTTTGCGTTGAAACGATGTACATGAAGAAGGAAAAAATGAAAACACGTATAAGTCTGTTGTGCCTGCTGATCGGCATGCTGAGCATTCCCGCTGTACTGCAGGCACAAACCACTCCCTTGCCCATTCGCACGGATTCGAACGAAGGCGTAGCCGTGCTGCCCGACTATCAGGAAGAAGACAATACCCTATCGCCCAAAGAGTTTGCGCGTCAGATCGCCGACGAACAGGCCGTGTTGCTGGATGTGCGAACC includes:
- a CDS encoding TlpA disulfide reductase family protein gives rise to the protein MNKSVVFASLLVLHAACAQKPSTRAKDEGYHIQGKVEHPQADGWIKLQEIENNQLTTLDSTHADTKGNFEFTGKVDEPSFHVLSFNDQQVVTVILENGERLEITAAGDDPQGDFNITGSRENDRLQEMSTLQRGLETKVQALQQRMQSASSPEQQAAVMADYEKLQGEAATEMKARLDTMGASLASLLALNVLNPEESEEDFKRFETLAQQFQKERPNSTYTKQLTESVDQLRQARAASVQIGDDAPDLTFDTPEGGSISLSSLRGKYVLIDFWASWCKPCRQENPNVVRLYNEYQNKNFEILGVSLDENKDRWVKAIEQDGLIWKHISDLQGWQSAAAEKYNVRAIPATFLVDPAGKVIAKNLRGPSLRKKLEELLGKS
- a CDS encoding BamA/TamA family outer membrane protein translates to MLTAVLLQSGCATSYYTDDEHYLLTGQKVKGNKKTDAAALEALYRQESTSSFYLFFYYLGDRYFYDSLKVVQKIEKTEAKYDKKLEGVKPGSDKELRLERLRNKKLEKLRTVQEEGNWLMRVVGEPPVFFDSTLASETTTQMKAYIYNQGFFDNNVTWDADSNTRKHTLKVTYRVEENDPHYIRDLNYITDDSSIANIIAANQSSALVQTGDRYQEASLAAERDRLDKLLRNRGYYGFSKNFIFYDVYYNLTDSTGRKMVDINLKINNPPNGKHRVYTYDNVVVDLQANENQYQRDTLTLNGVHYTAPSIDFPAGVLDRKLQFKPGDIYQLDAVVNTQGQLGSMDMFKFVNMNFDTSGTTLVARIATSPLPKYQVTDEVGLLVSQGSGAPGPFANLTFKVRNWFKSYETFELSGRYSIEGQTSSFFREDSVYRAREVGVNASLVFPTLIFPTRLRYTLAKYNPKTRFLIGYTDIKRPEYARQLFRGNLSYIMQLGNNQALTISPIDLNVVRTRQLAESFEQYLINLQRDQGNPLINSFIPYNSIVSSLSASWTYNTSEIGTATKESFYLRVNTELGGLTPGLLDRTSSAEADGTLLGDASYFQFHRTDIDGRYYLPLNKPTTLAGRLHVGIANPWGRFSQTLPYEKFFFVGGGNSVRAWQPRRLGPGSFVERDANGNPTYLYEQPGEILLEGSLELRRELFSVVEGAIFADFGNVWNNNFARVTDSEDQDPEYIAARQEAAQFSFSKFYNEIAVGVGAGLRLDFSFLIVRFDYGIKTFDPARPLGQRFVLDEFQFRRDQGSLQIGIGYPF
- a CDS encoding RNA methyltransferase; the encoded protein is MLSKNFLKYINALQQKKHRKLHEAFLVEGEKSVAELLASTTYQASHVLGTAEFLQTHRSAQGASGIEWIEASPAELQKAGTFKTAQQALAIAKIPAAPSSPTFPLQQWVLALDGVNDPGNLGTLIRIADWYGFADLICSPDTVDVYNPKTISASMGSFLRVRVHYAALESYLDQCPQPVLGAYLEGESVHTARLPQAGVLVMGSEAHGIRPALSARITQKVTIPRFGAAESLNVAVATAILCDRIRQQHP
- the smc gene encoding chromosome segregation protein SMC, whose product is MQLSKLEIKGFKSFGDRVVLHFDQGITGVVGPNGSGKSNIVDAIRWVLGEQKTRALRSDKMESVIFNGTKKRKPLQMAEVSLTFLNDKGILPTEYSEVTIARRYYRSGDSEYLLNGVVCRLKDITNLFMDSGIGSDSYAIIELRMVDDILNDRENARRTLFEEASGISKFKLRKRETLRKLEGVDQDLSRVQDVLHEIHKNMKQLERQARQAKKYFEMRDMYKSAGMALAFVTVQSRQSVQQRLEQQIQGLTTERTEVRGKVAESEEVLEGLRRKMAEVEHLLASRRKVLSQKQEAIRQRESEQKVRHERHQLLRDKAESLRRQIDQDQQQNRAVASGLKQLREALAETEATTLRHQEEMTQARAAWEAQKAQLTAQQQETNRLTTQLRQAQDAYFQLTKRLELDAQQLTTIRQELENSTRETDRHRDRLVELEADISDLAEQLAGQQETRWQLQEAENARREELQRTEQQWEQHRDALARLHRTHDALRNEYKLTRALVENLEGYPEATRFLRKEESWQQNGSATATRTPLLPEIISCPDEYRTALEHFLEPWMNYYVVQHDSQAQAAIALLDQAKRGKASFFVLDRFQGYASRPVPALADAVPALSVVQYDERYAELVHFMLDRVYFVTPGFAASDVPPGQTCVSTDGKFLLRAYSLSGGSVGAFAGTRLGQAQRLTTLQEEITQLEAEQETLEAEKATLEARRQTLRTASRQAEIQEIEQQINSRQQQLAAQRARFEQLAGLADDQALRRQELQERQVQLQDDIADLTPDVDQRKAQLATLEAQVQDQQHVLEEEQALVAERGEVFNQANLAFHQQTLRQDSLRQEIEFKEDSYEVNEQRIQDNQRTLVETEQELKNLLEARGNDDDGLKALYEEQTAVQEGVNEAEQEFFAVRGQSDALERDLRDLRRKGEANDALLQELQRKLSDTQMDLATVRERLSIEFNLSDLAKLDMPEQYVGVSEEGLKKSVQSLRDQIEKLGPINSMAMEAYEEIRERYDFIESQKRDLESARQSLVDTIREIDLVAKENFLSTYEQIRLNFQKVFRTLFTEEDTCDLTLVNPSDPLESKIEIMARPKGKRPLTINQLSGGEKTLTAISLLFAIYLIKPAPFCIFDEVDAPLDDTNIDKFNNIIREFSSDSQFIIVTHNKRTMSSVDVIYGITMVEQGVSTVIPVDLRELV
- the msrB gene encoding peptide-methionine (R)-S-oxide reductase MsrB, which encodes MKTKEKEKIAKSDLEWRAQLTPIQYEITRRKGTERPFTGAFNGHKQEGTYKCVCCGEPLFSSETKFDSGSGWPSFYRPLPSSVREAVDKSFGMIRTEVSCRQCEAHLGHVFNDGPRPTGLRYCINSAALEFDPS